Sequence from the Salinicoccus sp. Bachu38 genome:
TAATTTTGTCCGAAGTATAATTATAATATATTATATGCATTTTTTCTGTATTTTTCATGAGTTGGATGATGAATATATGCGATTGGCAGGAGATGAAGATTATAACCCGTCATAAAGGGAATGTAGAGACAAAGGAAAATGATTGGGCGATAATGGCATCTTGCCATATTCGAACTGATGGGAAACCGGGACATACCAGGAGGGATAGTCATGGGAAGACTGGATGGCAAAGTGGCAATAATCACTGGTGCAGGCAGCGGCCAGGGGGCAATGGAAGCAGAACTTTTCGCCCGGGAGGGTGCGATGGTCGTAGCGACGGATATGAATGAAGGGCATCTCAATCCGGTGGTGGACGACATCAGCCGGCAGTATCCGGAGACGGTGATCGGCTTAAAGCATGATGTATCGAAGGAAGCGGATTGGCAGCGGATTGTGGAGGAAGCCCTGGGGGCATTCGGCAAAATCGATATCCTCATCAATAATGCCGGCATTACGGGCATGACGGAATTCACCCTGAACAAGCTGACGGTGGAAGAATGGGATAAGGTCATGAATGTCAACGCACTGGGGAACTTCCTCGGCATGAAGCACACCATTCCTGCAATGAAGCGGAATGGGCAGGGGTCGGTCGTAAACATTTCCTCCCTGACCGGCATCAGCGGTCTTGGGGGACTCACTGCGTATTCCGCCTCCAAAGGTGCAATCCGCACCATGACGAAAGGGGCGGCAAGGGACTTCGGTGGAGACCACATACGTGTGAACTCCATCCATCCGGGCTATATTGAGACACCGTCTACGGATTATCTTACATCCAACACAGATATCAGGGAGGCACTGATTGCCGCTGTGCCGCTCAAGTATTTGGGCGAATCGGAAGATGTGGCGTACGCAGCACTGTTCCTGGCGTCGGATGAAGCCAAGTTCATCACTGGGGAAGAACTGATCATAGATGGTGGGCAGACGATAAAGGAATAGGAATATATCATTCATTAAGGAGAGTATCATGGACGGAACAAAAAGAGAATATATAAAACCAGGTGTCAAAGTGAAAGTGGTTCAGAAGCAGCATCAGCGGTCGGGAGAACTGACCGAAGGGGTCGTGGCGAGACTGTTGACCAACTCGGCAACACATCCCCATGGCATCAAAGTGAAGCTTGAGGACGGCACTGTCGGCAGAGTGAAGGAGATATTGGAATAGCTATGAAGAGCGCCCCATCAGCATCGATGCCGACGGGGCGCTCTTCCTATTTGGCTTCTGTTTCTGCAATGTCGACCGGTCTGGCGCGGTATACACGCAGTGCCATCACTGCCGCAATGGTGGAAACGACGAAGGCGATGAAGTAGACGAGTTCTACACCGGCCACCATGGCCAGGTCGATTGTTGCCGGATCATCCGGTGTCTCTGCGTTTGAGAGGTAGCTGGCCTGTCTTGCATTAAGAATGCTGATGAAGACCGAAACGCCTATGGCGCCAGCCATTGGCTGCAAGGTGGATATGACAGCGGTGCCGTGCGGGTAGAGCCGTTTCGGCAGCTGATTGAGCCCGTTGGTCTGGGCAGGCATCATGATGGCCGAAACCGAGATCATGAGCAACAGGAAGCCGATGACGATCATCCATACGGAACTGTCAGTGTCCAGCCGGCTCATCATGAACATGGTGCCGCTCAGTACAATTGTTGCGGGGATCATCATCGGTCTCGGACCGACCTTATCGAACAGCTGCCCCATGAAAGGGGAGAGCGCACCGTTCAGCAGACTTCCGGGAAGCAGGAGAATGCCCGCAGTGGCGGCACTCAGTGCCAGAGGCCCCTGCATGTAGATCGGCAGGATGATCTCCGAGGCGAACATGGTCATGATGATGATCAGGAACATGATGACGGCATGACGGTACATCGGGTACTTGAACACTCTGAGATCCATGATGGGCTCATCCAGGCGCAGCTGCCGGTAGGCAAACAGGAAGATGCCGGAAATTCCCAAAAGGAGGGAAAGAAGTACCACTGGACTCAGGAAGCCGGCTTCACTCTCTCCGACCGAGCTGAATCCATAGATGGTGGCGCCGAAACCGACGGTGGAAAAAACGATGGATGGAATGTCGATTTTGGGCCGGGTCACTTCCGATACATTGACCAGGAAGAAATATGCGAACACTATGGAGAATAATGAAAATGGAATGACTGTAATGAACAGAAAACGCCATCCGAGGTATTCTACAATGATGCCGGAAAGTGTCGGACCGATGGCCGGTGCGAACATGATGACGAGACCGACGATTCCCATGATCCTGCCGCGTTTATGGGGCGGGTACATCAACAGGAATACATTGAACATGATCGGCATCAGCATTCCGGTTCCGACGGCCTGTATCAGACGGCCTGTCAGAAGGATGCCGAAGGTCGGCGCGGAGGCGGCGATGGTCGTGCCAATGGTGAATATGATCATCGTGCCCAAAAAGAGCTGGCGGGTGGTGAACCATTGGATCAGCAGGGCCGAGACCGGGATGACGATCCCCATTACGAGCATGAAGCCTGTTGCCATCCATTGTACGGTCGGCAGGTTGATGTCAAATTCAACCATCAGTGTCGTCAGGGCGATATTGAGCAGTGTTTCATTCAAAATCGCAAAAAATGCCCCGATGATGAGCGAAAGCATGATCGGGAGGGTTTTGATATCGGGATTGTCCGATAGATATTCATATCGGCTGGTACTGTTTTTTTCCATATATAGGTCTCCTGTATGTATTGATGTATGAGTGCATTTGAATATATTATTATGAATGAAGGGATTACACAAGGGTTACGACTTGTGAATATCCAGAAAAAGGAGCGGGGCCCATGAGATGTGGTACGGAATGCTTCATTGTGACATTCGAAAAAGACGGTGATGTGTATACCAAGGAGGCCCGGGCGAAGTCGCAGATCGAAGCACGCAGGATGGTCAGCAGCCGATACGGGGCTGATAGCCGAATCAAAAAAATAGTGAAAAAATACAAATGAACGTTTGCAATTCATATGGCTTTAGTGTAGTATGCAAAACTATAGTATATTTCTTAAATATTCGGAAAATATTGAAGTGTACTATAAATTAAATGTATACAAAATACGGAGGCGAACTATTTAACATGTCCAAACTTTGGAATGATGTGGACGCGTACTTTACTTCCCAGCTGAATGCTGATGATGAAGTAATTACGGGAATTCTCGAAAACGAAGAAGAAAGAACCGAAGCGACGAGTGGCCAAGGAAAGTTTCTTCAGTTACTGGCGAGAATCAAAGGTGCAAAAACGGTGTTGGAAATAGGTACATTGAGTGGCTACAGTACATTATGGCTGGGTAAGGCACTGCCGGAGGATGGCAAGATGGCTACTATCGAGTCCAACCCTGAATATGCAAAGACAGCGTTCGAGCACATTAAGGCTGCTGAACTGGATGACAAGGTTGAGGTCATCGAGGCGCCGGCGGAAAATACATTGCCGAAATTGCTTGAAAGAGGGTATCCACGCTTTGATTTCATCTATATCAATGCAAATCAGCAGCATTATCCGGACTACCTTGAAGCGGCAATCAACATGGCCAAGAGCGGCTCGGTCATCGTAACGGAACGTAAGATCATGGAATCGTTTGAAGAGGAAGAGGCGAAATGCCCTAAAATGCAGCGTTTCCTGCAGATACTTACAGAACATCCCCGTGTAGATGCAACAGCAGTTCAGACAGTAGGCAGCAGAGGACATGACGGGTTCGTCATGGCAGTATTGGATTAACCGAAAAAGTATACAAATTAAAAAGCTCAGTATCAACCTACTAAAGTGGATTGATACTGAGCTTTTTATTGTCATTTCTTACCGGCGGGCGGCTGTTATGGTAGAGTATATATAAAATTGCAAAGAAGGGGATACGGTGCTGACGCGTTTCAACGCTTTCATTCAAAAGTGGATTGCGCTCCTCACGCCGCTCAGCCTCATCACAGGGGTTCTGCTCGGCGAAGTGGGGACGCACTTCCTCTTCCTGATTCCATGGTTCTTTGCCTTCATGACCTTTACCGGGGCACTGGGCATGGATTTCAAGGATTTCAAAATGGTTGTGAAGTATCCGAAAGCGATACTGCTGAGCATTCTTTTTCTGCATATCCTGATGCCCCTGTGGGGATATATGCTGGCGACGGTCCTGCTGGATGATTCCCTTCTGACCATCGGATTCACACTGGCAGTGGCGGTACCGACAGGGGTGACTTCGGTCATATGGGTGACCATCACCAGGGGCAATCTGCCACTTGCACTTTCCATCATTCTGCTGGATACACTGCTCGCTCCAATCATATTGCCACTCATACTCATAGCGGTTGCAGGTACAGCCGTCACCATCAATTCCGGGACGCTGATTATGGGACTGCTTTGGATGATTGTATTGCCGACTCTGGCCGGCATCCTGATGAACGAAGTGACACGCGGCAGGGTGAAGGATACATTGGGTGTTTCTCTGGCGCCTTTCTCAAAATTCAGCCTGCTGCTCATCATCATGATCAACGGCAGTGTCATTGCCCCCTACCTGCAGGAGTTTTCCTGGGAAATCGTCGGCATACTGTTCCTTGTTCTGTTCGTTACCTTGTCTGCGTATGCCTTTGCACTGGGTACCGGACACTACCTGCTGAAGGATCCGTCCATCGTTACGACGTTCACATACAACGTGGGTATGAGGAACATTTCGGTTGGGGTGGTCATCGCCACTGCCTATTTTCCTCCAAAAGTCGCGATGCCGGTGGTGTTCTGCATGCTTTTCCAGCAGCTGATCGCCTCCTTTGCGAGCAAAGCGATGACCCGGTATCAGGCGTATAGAAACTATTGAAGTCAGACAGTCCGCGTGGAGGACTGTCTTTAATTTTTACAAGGGTGTCTACATAAATAGTGTGAGAATGGGTATAGGAAAATATTGAAGATTTATCATTTTTATGAGGAGGCTACATATGGAGCGATTCAAAGCGCTGGTCGTCGACCAGGTGGACGAAGAAACGGTGATGGATATTAAGGAAATCGGCATGGACGATCTGTCTGACGGGGAAGTGACGATCAAAGTTGCCTATTCAAGCGTCAACTACAAAGACGGCATGGTGGCGGTAACGGGCAGCATCGCTGAAACATTCCCGCTTGTTCCGGGAATCGACCTTGCAGGCACGGTACTTTCTTCTGAAGACGAGCGTTTCAAGGAAGGGGACGAAGTGATTGCCACCAGCTACTATATCGGTACGCGTCATAGCGGCGGTTTCAGTGAAGTCGCGAGAATCCCCGCGGAATGGGTCGTCGCACTGCCGGAAGGACTGACGCTGAAGGAAGCGATGGAGCTTGGCACAGCAGGTTTTACGGCCGCATTGTGCGTCCAGAGGCTGGAAGAGAATGGACTCGAACCCGGGTCGGGCAAGGTGCTCGTCGATGGAGCGAGTGGCGGTGTCGGCAGCCTCGCCATCAATATGCTTTCCGACAAGGGCTACGACGTCGTGGCAAGTACGGGACGGACGGAAGAAGCGGAATACCTGAAATCCTTGGGCGCCGCCAAAGTCATCCACAGGGATGAAGTGACCGATACGGACGGAAAATCCACCAGGAAGAGGCAGTGGAAAGCGGCCATCGACCCGGTTGGCGGCAAAACACTGCAGTATATCCTGAGCAGCCTCGATTATGGCGGTTCAGTCGCAACGTGCGGGCTGGCCGGCGGCATCGAAGTGGAGACGACGGTACTGCCTTTCATTTCCCGGGCAATAAACTGGCTCGGCATCGATTCCGTCAAATATCCGATGGAGCGCAGGGTGAAGGTATGGGAAAGCCTTGCAGGGGACATGAAACCTTCTGCACTGGAGACCCATATCTCCCATGAAGTATCGCTCGAAGAACTGCCGGATATTTTGCGTGATATTCTTAAAGGCCGCGTCCGTGGCCGTATCATTGTCAAATTCCAATAAAAGAATCCCTTCATCCAATCTGTTTATGGATGAAGGGATTTTTTTATTTGGCGTATGCCTCTTCTTCAATTACTTTGATATGGGCATTCACTTCGTCTGCTGAGAGGTCATTTTCAATGACATACCTGTTTCTTGGATGCTTTGTGCATTCCAGGGAGCAGCCGCCAAGATGCTTCGCTTCATTTTCTTCGGAAGCGAGGATCTGGTCGTTGCACTCAGGATTTGCACAGTTGATATAACGTTCGCAGGGAGTGCCGTCGAAATGATCCCTGCCGACGACATTGTGCTCCACCTGGTT
This genomic interval carries:
- a CDS encoding SDR family NAD(P)-dependent oxidoreductase gives rise to the protein MGRLDGKVAIITGAGSGQGAMEAELFAREGAMVVATDMNEGHLNPVVDDISRQYPETVIGLKHDVSKEADWQRIVEEALGAFGKIDILINNAGITGMTEFTLNKLTVEEWDKVMNVNALGNFLGMKHTIPAMKRNGQGSVVNISSLTGISGLGGLTAYSASKGAIRTMTKGAARDFGGDHIRVNSIHPGYIETPSTDYLTSNTDIREALIAAVPLKYLGESEDVAYAALFLASDEAKFITGEELIIDGGQTIKE
- a CDS encoding YwbE family protein — translated: MDGTKREYIKPGVKVKVVQKQHQRSGELTEGVVARLLTNSATHPHGIKVKLEDGTVGRVKEILE
- a CDS encoding MDR family MFS transporter encodes the protein MEKNSTSRYEYLSDNPDIKTLPIMLSLIIGAFFAILNETLLNIALTTLMVEFDINLPTVQWMATGFMLVMGIVIPVSALLIQWFTTRQLFLGTMIIFTIGTTIAASAPTFGILLTGRLIQAVGTGMLMPIMFNVFLLMYPPHKRGRIMGIVGLVIMFAPAIGPTLSGIIVEYLGWRFLFITVIPFSLFSIVFAYFFLVNVSEVTRPKIDIPSIVFSTVGFGATIYGFSSVGESEAGFLSPVVLLSLLLGISGIFLFAYRQLRLDEPIMDLRVFKYPMYRHAVIMFLIIIMTMFASEIILPIYMQGPLALSAATAGILLLPGSLLNGALSPFMGQLFDKVGPRPMMIPATIVLSGTMFMMSRLDTDSSVWMIVIGFLLLMISVSAIMMPAQTNGLNQLPKRLYPHGTAVISTLQPMAGAIGVSVFISILNARQASYLSNAETPDDPATIDLAMVAGVELVYFIAFVVSTIAAVMALRVYRARPVDIAETEAK
- a CDS encoding O-methyltransferase yields the protein MSKLWNDVDAYFTSQLNADDEVITGILENEEERTEATSGQGKFLQLLARIKGAKTVLEIGTLSGYSTLWLGKALPEDGKMATIESNPEYAKTAFEHIKAAELDDKVEVIEAPAENTLPKLLERGYPRFDFIYINANQQHYPDYLEAAINMAKSGSVIVTERKIMESFEEEEAKCPKMQRFLQILTEHPRVDATAVQTVGSRGHDGFVMAVLD
- a CDS encoding bile acid:sodium symporter family protein codes for the protein MLTRFNAFIQKWIALLTPLSLITGVLLGEVGTHFLFLIPWFFAFMTFTGALGMDFKDFKMVVKYPKAILLSILFLHILMPLWGYMLATVLLDDSLLTIGFTLAVAVPTGVTSVIWVTITRGNLPLALSIILLDTLLAPIILPLILIAVAGTAVTINSGTLIMGLLWMIVLPTLAGILMNEVTRGRVKDTLGVSLAPFSKFSLLLIIMINGSVIAPYLQEFSWEIVGILFLVLFVTLSAYAFALGTGHYLLKDPSIVTTFTYNVGMRNISVGVVIATAYFPPKVAMPVVFCMLFQQLIASFASKAMTRYQAYRNY
- a CDS encoding acryloyl-CoA reductase, whose translation is MERFKALVVDQVDEETVMDIKEIGMDDLSDGEVTIKVAYSSVNYKDGMVAVTGSIAETFPLVPGIDLAGTVLSSEDERFKEGDEVIATSYYIGTRHSGGFSEVARIPAEWVVALPEGLTLKEAMELGTAGFTAALCVQRLEENGLEPGSGKVLVDGASGGVGSLAINMLSDKGYDVVASTGRTEEAEYLKSLGAAKVIHRDEVTDTDGKSTRKRQWKAAIDPVGGKTLQYILSSLDYGGSVATCGLAGGIEVETTVLPFISRAINWLGIDSVKYPMERRVKVWESLAGDMKPSALETHISHEVSLEELPDILRDILKGRVRGRIIVKFQ